The Primulina eburnea isolate SZY01 unplaced genomic scaffold, ASM2296580v1 ctg884_ERROPOS889272+, whole genome shotgun sequence genome includes the window TCTTATATTAGTTATATAAAAAGTAGTTATTTATCTATGTTAAACTATATTGTGAAAATtgagaaatttaaaataattaattttggtTTTATGATGTCTTtgagaaaaatacttgtacaaTTACAAAAAAGTTtcatttatatttaataaaatatataataagaatttattttagtaAATATATGTCTGGTTTACAACtactatattttaataaaatattttttaaaatttatttatattttaaaatttttagatgATAATTTAACccataacataaaaaatatcattttttttttaaattcacaaaataaaaaatttctcgTCTAAAACATTGATGCCATCCATGTATTTAGGCTGTATTTGATTTAGGCGCTTGTTCattatttctaaaaaaaaataaaataaaagccgTATCAATTGCATGAATGAATGGCTGAGGAAAAGAAAATAATGAGAattaaaaggaaagaaaaagaaaaagcaaATTTATCCTCAACCACGTTCAAAACTTCAAAATCCATCGCTAAAATCCTCAAAATCTATGCAAAAAATATATGTGAAATCTTTGCTACTTCATAGAAGTAGCTTTAATGGGGAAAATGTTCGACGGATCCAAAAATATCAAATCAGCGCCTCGATACAAGCTTTTTTTACCATTCCACAAACAGGGCAAGAATCAAGAAAAGTCTCGCAATCTCTGCATGAACAGAGATGCCTACAGGGCAGCATAATTACACACGAATTCCTGTATTTACAGCTTCTGCAAATGATCTTCTTCAAGTTAAAATGGTCTCGATTCTCTCTTCTTTCTTCTTCCATGATTTGGCAGCAGGATTCTGCATCCTCCGCGCCTTTGGATGATAGATTCACAGCTTCTTTCAGCCGATGGATTGTGCTGTTCAGTGATGCAACCTTTGCTTCGTTTTCTTTCGCTAATCTCTGCCACGCTTGATTCTCAATCTCCATTCTCTGTAAAAACTTTTGGAGCTCGACTgatctgttttgggattttgagatttgttcTTCTCTCTGTTTGAGTAAAAGTAGCGTTCTGGATTcgtatttcttcaagaacagcGCGTTTTGACGCTTTCTCTGTTCTTGCAATGCCACTCTCAGTCTCTCGTTCTGTTGTTAAGGGGAAAAAAATATCGAAATCAATCAGAACCCATCACAGATTTAATGTTTTTGGAGCAACCCAGATTCGAAAAACAacatataatcataaaaaaaagtgaaaaatatgattttttttctagaaaacaacacaagaatataattaattacatgCTCCCATTTTCTCACCCGCAAACATATGAATCCATCGATTTCCATtctctgtttctcaatctgtgCTAACAAACCCCGAGAAAAATCCTGAGTCTGACCAAATGGCAACGATTGTTGCTGCTGTTGAGGAACAAAGCACGAGCTATCGAATCCACACGCATTTTCCACGAACAAATCCTGACTTCCTCCCAAAGCAAATCCAAGATTTTCTGAATACAACTGCGCTTTAATCGCCATTGGATTTATTCGGGTTCAAACCACAAATATCCAGCCAAAAACGAACCAAGTCGATGCAAAACAAGAAACGATAGCCTATAAAACTCTTTCTTGCTCGGGGAAACAG containing:
- the LOC140822522 gene encoding BOI-related E3 ubiquitin-protein ligase 1-like, yielding MAIKAQLYSENLGFALGGSQDLFVENACGFDSSCFVPQQQQQSLPFGQTQDFSRGLLAQIEKQRMEIDGFICLRNERLRVALQEQRKRQNALFLKKYESRTLLLLKQREEQISKSQNRSVELQKFLQRMEIENQAWQRLAKENEAKVASLNSTIHRLKEAVNLSSKGAEDAESCCQIMEEERRENRDHFNLKKIICRSCKYRNSCVIMLPCRHLCSCRDCETFLDSCPVCGMVKKACIEALI